In Helicobacter pylori, a single genomic region encodes these proteins:
- a CDS encoding sodium-dependent transporter, with protein sequence MGKFSKLGFILATLGSSIGLGHIWRFPYMVGHNGGSAFVLLYLVLTLSLGIAMLLVEMLIGNLGKKDVVSNYQILDPKRKKYYPFTSFFILGGPLILSFYAVVLGWVLYYLFVVTFDLPKDLEQAKMQFSMLQNGSLIWPVIGFSACLLPTIWFVSRGIEEGIEKLNVVLMPLLFVIFIGLLIYAMTLESMPKALHFLFNFEIQKIDFKVVMDALGQMFFSLSLGVGTIITYSAFTPKKENLFKSSLLIVLPGILISLIAGVMIFTFVLEYHADVSQGPGLVFISLPLTFAKMGMSGQIVSLFFFIALVFAGITSMVSLVEPLALYLINRFNFSRTQASLWIGVVVYVLGVLVILSMNERYAKFLSFAHKSVFGWLDFITSSFLMPLGGLFSVLFVGWILNKKHSFLATKHFFNANAFKAWHFSVRFIAPVVILAIFILQFK encoded by the coding sequence ATGGGAAAATTTTCTAAATTAGGCTTTATTTTAGCCACTTTGGGTAGCTCTATCGGTTTAGGGCATATTTGGCGCTTTCCTTATATGGTGGGTCATAATGGGGGGAGTGCGTTTGTGCTTTTATACCTGGTGCTAACCTTGAGTTTAGGCATTGCTATGCTTTTAGTGGAAATGCTGATTGGGAATTTGGGTAAAAAAGATGTTGTTTCTAATTATCAAATCTTAGATCCTAAAAGGAAAAAATATTACCCTTTCACTTCTTTTTTTATTTTAGGCGGCCCTCTCATTTTATCCTTTTATGCGGTGGTGTTAGGCTGGGTGCTTTACTATCTTTTTGTAGTAACTTTTGATTTGCCTAAAGATTTAGAGCAAGCTAAAATGCAATTTAGCATGCTCCAAAATGGCAGTTTAATCTGGCCTGTTATTGGCTTTAGCGCATGTTTATTGCCGACAATATGGTTTGTTTCTAGGGGGATTGAAGAGGGGATTGAAAAATTAAATGTCGTGCTGATGCCGTTATTGTTTGTGATTTTCATAGGGCTTTTAATCTATGCGATGACCTTAGAAAGCATGCCTAAGGCTTTGCACTTTTTGTTTAATTTTGAGATTCAAAAGATTGATTTTAAGGTTGTTATGGACGCTTTAGGGCAGATGTTCTTTTCTTTGAGTTTGGGGGTAGGCACGATTATTACCTATTCAGCTTTCACGCCCAAAAAAGAAAATCTATTCAAAAGCTCTTTATTGATTGTCTTGCCCGGTATTTTAATCTCTTTGATTGCTGGGGTGATGATTTTCACCTTTGTGCTTGAATACCATGCAGATGTGTCTCAAGGGCCAGGGCTTGTTTTTATTTCCTTACCTTTGACTTTCGCTAAAATGGGCATGAGCGGGCAGATCGTTTCGCTCTTTTTCTTTATAGCCCTTGTTTTTGCCGGGATCACTTCCATGGTTTCTTTGGTAGAGCCTTTAGCGCTTTATCTCATCAATCGTTTTAATTTTTCGCGCACTCAAGCGTCGCTATGGATAGGGGTTGTTGTGTATGTTTTAGGCGTTTTAGTCATTCTTTCTATGAATGAACGATACGCTAAGTTTTTGAGTTTTGCTCATAAGAGCGTGTTTGGGTGGCTGGATTTCATCACTTCTTCGTTTTTAATGCCTTTGGGAGGCTTGTTTTCAGTCTTATTTGTGGGATGGATTTTAAATAAAAAGCACTCTTTTTTAGCCACGAAGCATTTCTTTAACGCAAACGCTTTTAAAGCGTGGCATTTTAGCGTTCGTTTTATCGCGCCTGTAGTGATTTTAGCGATTTTCATCTTGCAATTTAAGTGA
- a CDS encoding DNA polymerase III subunit beta: MKISVSKNDLENTLRYLQAFLDKKDASSIASHIHLEVIKEKLFLKASDSDIGLKSYISTQSTDKEGVGTINGKKFLDIISCLKDSNIILETKDDSLVIKQNKSSFKLPMFDADEFPEFPVIDPKVSLEVNTPFLVDAFKKIAPVIEQTSHKRELAGILMQFDQKHQTLSVVGTDTKRLSYTQLEKVSITSTEEDISCILPKRALLEILKLFYENFSFKSDGMLAVIENETHAFFTKLIDGNYPDYQKILPKEYLSSFTLGKEEFKESIKLCSSLSSTIKLTLEKNNALFESLDSEHSETAKTSVEIEKGLDIEKAFHLGVNAKFFLEALNALGTTQFVLKCNEPSSPFLIQEPLDEKQSHLSAKISTLMMPITL; encoded by the coding sequence ATGAAAATCAGTGTTAGTAAAAACGATTTAGAAAATACTTTGCGCTACTTGCAAGCTTTTTTGGATAAAAAGGACGCTTCTTCTATCGCTTCACACATCCATTTAGAAGTCATTAAAGAAAAGCTTTTTTTAAAAGCGAGCGATTCCGATATTGGACTAAAAAGCTATATTTCTACGCAATCTACCGATAAAGAGGGCGTTGGCACGATCAATGGGAAAAAGTTTTTGGATATTATCTCATGTTTAAAAGACTCTAATATTATTTTAGAAACTAAAGATGATAGCTTGGTGATCAAACAAAATAAAAGCTCTTTCAAACTCCCCATGTTTGACGCTGATGAGTTCCCTGAATTCCCTGTTATTGATCCCAAAGTGAGTTTAGAAGTCAATACCCCCTTTTTAGTGGACGCGTTTAAAAAGATCGCTCCTGTGATTGAGCAAACCAGCCACAAAAGGGAATTAGCCGGTATTTTAATGCAATTTGATCAAAAACATCAAACCCTTTCAGTAGTAGGCACGGATACCAAACGGCTCTCTTACACGCAGTTAGAAAAAGTCTCTATAACTTCCACTGAAGAAGACATCTCTTGCATTTTACCTAAAAGGGCTTTATTAGAAATCCTTAAGCTTTTTTATGAAAATTTCAGTTTTAAAAGCGATGGCATGTTAGCGGTAATTGAAAACGAAACGCACGCTTTTTTCACCAAGCTCATTGATGGGAATTACCCTGATTATCAAAAAATCCTCCCCAAAGAATACCTTTCTTCTTTCACTTTAGGCAAGGAAGAATTTAAAGAGAGCATTAAATTGTGCAGTTCTTTAAGCTCCACTATTAAACTCACTTTAGAAAAAAACAACGCTTTGTTTGAATCTTTGGATTCTGAGCATAGCGAAACGGCTAAAACCTCTGTTGAGATTGAAAAAGGTTTGGATATTGAAAAAGCCTTTCATTTGGGCGTGAACGCGAAATTTTTCCTTGAAGCCTTGAACGCTTTAGGGACAACGCAATTTGTTTTAAAATGCAATGAGCCTTCATCGCCTTTTTTGATCCAAGAACCCCTTGATGAAAAGCAAAGCCACTTGAGCGCTAAAATTTCCACTTTAATGATGCCAATCACATTATAA
- a CDS encoding HrgC protein → MGFSWTTFFFGFFVPIIRGDVKWAIVMVVAALFTFGLSNIVFAFIYNKQYTTKLLESGYEPTDEYSRGILRSRGMIA, encoded by the coding sequence GTGGGGTTTTCTTGGACAACTTTTTTCTTTGGTTTCTTTGTGCCAATTATCAGAGGCGATGTAAAATGGGCGATAGTCATGGTGGTTGCTGCGCTCTTTACTTTTGGTCTATCCAATATAGTATTTGCCTTTATCTACAACAAGCAATACACAACCAAACTTTTAGAAAGCGGTTACGAACCCACCGATGAATACTCTAGGGGTATCTTGCGATCAAGGGGTATGATCGCCTAG
- a CDS encoding DUF493 domain-containing protein: protein MPSDLEKPTIIYPCLWDYRVIMTTNDTSALKELLETYQRPFKLEFKNTSKNAKFYSFNVSMEVSNEAERNEIFQKISQLEVVAHAL from the coding sequence GTGCCGTCTGATTTAGAAAAACCCACCATTATTTACCCTTGCCTTTGGGATTATAGGGTGATTATGACCACTAACGATACAAGCGCGTTAAAAGAGCTTTTAGAAACCTACCAACGCCCCTTTAAATTGGAATTTAAAAACACTTCTAAAAACGCTAAATTTTATAGCTTTAATGTTTCTATGGAAGTTTCAAACGAAGCAGAACGGAATGAGATTTTTCAAAAAATTTCACAATTAGAAGTCGTGGCGCATGCGCTTTAA
- the gyrB gene encoding DNA topoisomerase (ATP-hydrolyzing) subunit B, protein MQNYQSHSIKVLKGLEGVRKRPGMYVGDTNIGGLHHMVYEVVDNAVDESMAGFCDKINITLTSEGSCIVEDNGRGIPVDIHPTEKIPACTVVLTILHAGGKFDNDTYKVSGGLHGVGVSVVNALSKRLIMTIKKEGQIYRQEFEKGIPISDLEIIGKTKSAKESGTTIEFFPDESVMEVVEFQAGILQKRFKEMAYLNDGLKISFKEEKTQLQETYFYEDGLKQFVKDSAKKELLTPIIAFKSMDEETRTSIEVALAYADDYNENTLSFVNNIKTSEGGTHEAGFKMGLSKAILQYIDNNIKTKESRPISEDIKEGLIAVVSLKMSEPLFEGQTKSKLGSSYARALVSKLVYDKIHQFLEENPNEAKIIANKALLAAKAREASKKARELTRKKDNLSVGTLPGKLADCQSKDPLESEIFLVEGDSAGGSAKQGRDRVFQAILPLKGKILNVEKSHLSKILKSEEIKNMITAFGCGIQESFDIERLRYHKIIIMTDADVDGSHIQTLLMTFFYRYLRPLIEQGHVYIAQAPLYKYKKGKTEIYLKDSVALDHFLIEHGINSVDIEGIGKNDLMNLLKVARHYRYALLELEKRYNLLEILRFLIETKDALSLDMKVLEKSILEKLEGLNYQILRSFATEESLHLHTQTPKGLVEFNLDDNLFKEVLFEEAHYTYQKLMEYNLDFLGNKDILAFLEEVENHAKKGANIQRYKGLGEMNPNDLWETTMHKENRSLIKLKIEDLEKTDAVFSLCMGDEVEPRRAFIQAHAKDVKQLDV, encoded by the coding sequence ATGCAAAATTACCAGAGCCATAGTATTAAGGTTTTAAAGGGCTTAGAGGGGGTTAGGAAACGCCCTGGAATGTATGTTGGCGATACCAATATAGGCGGGTTGCACCACATGGTGTATGAAGTCGTGGATAACGCTGTAGATGAGAGCATGGCGGGCTTTTGCGATAAGATTAATATCACTTTGACTAGTGAGGGGTCATGCATTGTAGAAGATAACGGGCGAGGCATTCCTGTAGATATCCACCCTACGGAAAAAATCCCCGCTTGCACCGTGGTTTTAACGATTTTGCATGCGGGGGGCAAGTTTGATAATGATACTTATAAAGTTTCAGGCGGTTTGCATGGCGTGGGCGTTTCGGTTGTAAACGCTTTAAGCAAACGCTTGATTATGACCATTAAAAAAGAGGGTCAAATCTATCGCCAAGAGTTTGAAAAGGGTATCCCCATTAGCGATCTTGAAATCATTGGAAAAACCAAAAGCGCTAAGGAAAGCGGCACGACTATTGAATTTTTCCCTGATGAAAGCGTGATGGAAGTCGTTGAATTTCAAGCGGGTATTTTGCAAAAACGCTTCAAAGAAATGGCGTATCTTAACGACGGCTTAAAAATTTCTTTCAAAGAAGAAAAAACCCAACTGCAAGAGACTTATTTCTATGAAGACGGCTTGAAACAATTCGTGAAAGACAGCGCTAAAAAAGAATTGCTCACCCCCATTATTGCGTTTAAAAGCATGGATGAAGAAACGCGCACTTCTATAGAAGTCGCTTTAGCGTATGCTGATGATTACAATGAAAACACTTTAAGCTTTGTGAATAACATTAAAACTTCTGAGGGTGGCACGCATGAGGCGGGCTTTAAAATGGGCTTGTCTAAGGCGATTTTACAATATATTGACAATAACATTAAAACCAAAGAGTCGCGCCCCATTTCTGAAGACATTAAAGAGGGCTTGATCGCTGTTGTGAGCTTGAAAATGAGCGAGCCTTTATTTGAAGGGCAGACTAAATCCAAACTCGGCAGTTCGTATGCACGTGCGTTGGTTTCAAAATTAGTCTATGATAAAATCCATCAGTTTTTAGAAGAAAACCCTAACGAAGCCAAAATCATCGCTAATAAAGCCCTACTAGCCGCAAAAGCCAGAGAAGCCAGCAAGAAAGCCAGAGAGCTTACAAGGAAAAAAGATAATTTGAGTGTCGGCACTTTGCCTGGAAAATTAGCCGATTGCCAGAGCAAAGACCCCTTAGAGAGTGAAATCTTTTTAGTGGAGGGCGATAGCGCGGGCGGGAGTGCTAAACAAGGGCGCGATAGGGTTTTTCAAGCGATCTTGCCCTTAAAGGGTAAGATTTTAAATGTGGAAAAAAGCCATTTGTCAAAGATCCTAAAATCAGAAGAAATTAAAAACATGATCACGGCTTTTGGGTGTGGCATTCAAGAGAGTTTTGATATAGAAAGATTGCGCTATCATAAAATCATTATCATGACCGATGCTGATGTGGATGGGAGCCATATCCAAACCTTGCTGATGACTTTTTTCTATCGTTATTTACGCCCGCTGATTGAACAAGGGCATGTTTATATCGCTCAAGCCCCTCTTTACAAATACAAGAAGGGCAAGACAGAAATCTATCTTAAAGACAGCGTCGCTTTGGATCATTTTTTAATTGAGCATGGCATCAATTCGGTGGATATTGAAGGGATTGGCAAGAACGATTTGATGAATTTGTTAAAAGTGGCGCGCCATTACCGCTATGCACTTTTGGAATTAGAAAAACGCTACAACTTGCTAGAAATTTTACGCTTTTTGATTGAGACTAAGGACGCCTTAAGCCTTGATATGAAAGTTTTAGAAAAAAGCATTTTAGAAAAATTAGAGGGCTTGAATTATCAGATCTTACGCTCTTTTGCCACTGAAGAAAGCTTGCATTTGCACACGCAAACCCCTAAGGGCTTGGTGGAATTTAATTTAGATGACAACCTCTTTAAAGAAGTGTTGTTTGAAGAAGCGCATTACACCTATCAAAAGCTTATGGAATATAATTTAGATTTCTTAGGAAATAAGGATATTTTGGCGTTTTTAGAAGAAGTGGAAAATCACGCTAAAAAGGGAGCGAATATCCAGCGCTATAAGGGGCTAGGCGAGATGAACCCTAATGATTTGTGGGAAACGACCATGCATAAAGAAAACCGCAGCTTGATCAAACTCAAAATTGAAGATTTGGAAAAAACCGATGCAGTCTTTTCGCTTTGCATGGGCGATGAAGTAGAGCCTAGAAGAGCCTTTATCCAAGCGCATGCTAAAGACGTGAAACAGCTAGATGTGTAA
- a CDS encoding sodium-dependent transporter gives MGNHFSKLGFVLAALGSAIGLGHIWRFPYMTGVSGGGAFVLLFLFLSLSVGAAMFIAEMLLGQSTQKNVTEAFKELDLNPKKRWKYAGILLISGPLILTFYGTILGWVLYYLVSVSFNLPNNIQESEQIFTQTLQSIGLQSIGLFSVLFITGWIVSRGIKEGIEKLNLVLMPLLFATFFGLLFYAMSMDSFSKAFHFMFDFKPKDLTSQVFTYSLGQVFFSLSIGLGINITYAAVTDKTQNLLKSTIWVVLSGILISLVAGLMIFTFVFEYGANVSQGTGLIFTSLPVVFGQMGAIGVLVSILFLLALAFAGITSTVALLEPSVMYLTEKYQYSRFKVTWGLVALIFVVGVVLIFSLHKDYKDYLTFFEKSLFDWLDFASSTIIMPLGGMATFIFMGWVLKKEKLRLLSTHFLGPKLFATWYFLLKYITPLIVFSIWLSKIY, from the coding sequence ATGGGTAATCATTTTTCTAAATTAGGATTTGTTTTAGCGGCTTTAGGGAGCGCGATAGGTTTAGGGCATATCTGGCGTTTCCCCTATATGACTGGGGTGAGCGGTGGGGGTGCTTTTGTTTTATTGTTTTTATTTTTATCTTTAAGCGTTGGTGCAGCGATGTTTATCGCTGAAATGCTATTAGGACAAAGCACGCAAAAAAATGTAACAGAAGCTTTTAAAGAGCTTGACCTTAACCCTAAAAAACGCTGGAAATACGCAGGGATTTTGCTTATTTCTGGGCCATTAATACTGACTTTTTACGGCACGATTTTAGGCTGGGTGCTTTATTATTTGGTGAGTGTTAGTTTTAATTTGCCTAACAATATCCAAGAATCTGAACAAATTTTTACTCAAACTTTGCAGTCTATAGGGCTACAATCCATAGGGCTTTTTAGCGTTTTATTCATAACCGGATGGATTGTTTCTAGAGGGATTAAAGAAGGCATTGAAAAACTCAATCTAGTCTTAATGCCCTTACTCTTTGCCACTTTTTTTGGTTTGCTTTTTTATGCGATGAGCATGGATTCTTTTTCTAAAGCTTTCCATTTCATGTTTGATTTCAAACCAAAAGATTTGACTTCTCAAGTGTTCACTTATTCCTTGGGGCAGGTTTTCTTTTCCTTAAGCATCGGTTTAGGGATCAATATCACTTATGCTGCGGTTACGGATAAAACGCAGAATTTGCTTAAAAGCACGATTTGGGTGGTTTTATCAGGGATTTTAATTTCTCTTGTGGCAGGGCTTATGATTTTCACTTTTGTGTTTGAATATGGGGCGAATGTCTCACAAGGCACAGGGTTAATCTTCACTTCTTTACCGGTGGTTTTTGGCCAAATGGGAGCGATAGGCGTTCTTGTTTCAATTCTTTTCTTGCTCGCGCTCGCTTTTGCTGGCATCACTTCTACGGTGGCTTTATTAGAGCCAAGCGTGATGTATCTTACCGAAAAGTATCAATACTCTCGTTTTAAGGTTACTTGGGGTCTTGTAGCGCTAATTTTTGTGGTAGGCGTGGTGTTGATTTTCTCGCTCCATAAGGATTATAAAGATTACCTCACTTTCTTTGAAAAAAGTCTTTTTGATTGGTTGGATTTTGCCTCAAGCACCATTATCATGCCTTTAGGCGGGATGGCAACCTTTATTTTTATGGGCTGGGTTTTGAAAAAAGAAAAATTGCGTCTTTTAAGCACGCACTTTTTAGGCCCTAAATTGTTTGCAACTTGGTATTTCTTGCTTAAATACATCACCCCTTTAATTGTGTTTTCCATTTGGTTGAGCAAGATTTATTAA
- a CDS encoding NUDIX hydrolase, translating into MSYFKNAFNQKSLIDDSSVYLEPCSSSNFIELKRMHYNEENTKKTWDIIKSLDSVAVLLYEKESDCFVIVKQFRPAIYARHFHFKCDQDQNIDGYTYELCAGLVDKANKSLEEIACEEVLEECGYQISPKNLETIGQFYSATGLSGSLQTLYYAEVCADLKVSKGGGIDAEKIEVLFLERSKALDFIMDFQYAKTTGLSLAILWNLKKFKNV; encoded by the coding sequence ATGTCTTATTTTAAGAATGCTTTCAACCAAAAATCTTTAATAGATGATTCTAGTGTGTATTTAGAGCCTTGTTCTAGCTCTAATTTCATAGAATTAAAACGCATGCATTATAATGAAGAGAATACTAAGAAAACATGGGATATTATTAAGTCTTTAGACAGCGTGGCGGTTTTACTCTATGAAAAAGAATCCGATTGCTTTGTGATTGTGAAACAATTCCGCCCAGCCATTTATGCGCGCCATTTTCATTTTAAGTGCGATCAAGATCAAAATATTGATGGATACACTTATGAATTGTGCGCGGGGCTTGTGGATAAAGCTAATAAGAGTTTAGAAGAAATCGCTTGCGAAGAAGTGCTAGAAGAATGCGGTTATCAAATTAGCCCTAAAAATTTAGAAACCATAGGCCAATTTTATAGCGCGACCGGGTTGAGCGGGAGTTTGCAAACGCTCTATTACGCTGAAGTGTGCGCGGATTTGAAAGTTTCAAAGGGTGGGGGGATTGATGCCGAAAAGATTGAAGTGCTGTTTTTAGAGCGATCAAAAGCTCTTGATTTTATAATGGATTTTCAATACGCTAAAACCACCGGATTGTCTTTAGCCATTTTATGGAATTTAAAAAAGTTTAAAAATGTTTAA
- a CDS encoding acyl-CoA thioesterase YbgC, with amino-acid sequence MRCRVYYEDTDSEGVVYHANYLKYCERARSEFFFKQNVLPENEEGVFVIRSIKADFFTPASLGQVLEIRTQIKELRKVFVVLFQEIYCIQNASLEPMKPFKVFASEIKFGFVNRSTYSPIAIPKLFKELLSAV; translated from the coding sequence ATGCGCTGTAGGGTATATTACGAAGATACCGACTCTGAAGGCGTGGTCTATCATGCGAATTATTTGAAATATTGCGAAAGGGCTAGGAGCGAGTTTTTTTTTAAACAAAATGTCTTGCCCGAAAATGAAGAAGGCGTGTTTGTCATCCGCTCTATCAAAGCGGATTTTTTCACCCCCGCAAGCCTTGGCCAGGTCTTAGAAATAAGAACGCAAATTAAAGAATTAAGAAAGGTTTTTGTGGTGCTTTTTCAAGAAATTTATTGTATCCAAAACGCTTCTTTAGAGCCTATGAAGCCCTTTAAAGTCTTTGCTTCAGAAATCAAGTTTGGCTTTGTCAACCGCTCTACATACAGCCCTATTGCCATTCCTAAATTGTTTAAGGAGCTTCTTAGTGCCGTCTGA
- a CDS encoding UDP-N-acetylmuramoyl-L-alanine--D-glutamate ligase translates to MKISLLGHGKTTLALARFFKKNHNEVKFFDDQFTSFHKDSEGFLCYPSKDFNPNDSQLEVVSPGISFTHPLVIKSKHLVSEYDYIDSLFDSVFTPTIISISGTNGKTTTTEMLTMLLEDFKAVSGGNIGTPLIELFEKQSPLWVLETSSFSLHYTNKAYPLIYLLINVEADHLTWHCNFENYLDAKLKVLTLMPKTSLAILPLKFKEHPIIQNSQAQKIFFDTSEEVLECLKIPSNALFFKGAFLLDAALALLVYEQFLKIKNLKWQDYKENALKRLNAFKIGSHKMEEFRDKQGRLWVDDSKATNIDATLQALKTFKNQKIHLILGGDIKGVNLTPLFEEFKNYKISLYAIGSSAFIVQALALEFNVSCQVCLKLEKAVQEIKSVLLQNEVALLSPSAASLDQFSSYKERGEKFKAFVLKD, encoded by the coding sequence ATGAAAATCTCTTTATTGGGGCATGGCAAAACCACTCTAGCCCTAGCGCGTTTTTTTAAAAAAAACCATAACGAAGTCAAATTTTTTGATGACCAATTCACTTCATTTCATAAGGATAGCGAGGGTTTTCTTTGCTACCCCAGTAAGGATTTTAACCCTAATGATTCCCAATTAGAGGTAGTCAGCCCTGGTATTAGTTTCACGCACCCTTTAGTCATAAAATCCAAGCATTTAGTGAGCGAATACGATTATATTGACAGCTTGTTTGATTCGGTTTTCACGCCTACTATAATCAGTATTAGCGGCACTAACGGGAAAACCACCACGACAGAAATGCTCACCATGCTTTTAGAAGATTTTAAGGCTGTGAGTGGGGGGAATATCGGCACGCCCTTGATTGAATTGTTTGAAAAACAATCGCCCTTGTGGGTGCTAGAAACAAGCTCCTTTTCTTTGCATTACACGAATAAGGCTTACCCTTTAATCTACTTGCTCATCAATGTGGAAGCCGATCACTTGACTTGGCATTGCAATTTTGAAAATTATTTGGACGCTAAACTCAAGGTTTTAACATTGATGCCTAAAACTTCGCTCGCTATCCTCCCTTTAAAATTCAAAGAACACCCTATTATTCAAAACTCGCAAGCGCAAAAAATCTTTTTTGACACAAGCGAAGAGGTTTTAGAGTGTTTAAAAATCCCTTCTAACGCTCTTTTTTTTAAGGGAGCGTTTTTATTGGACGCTGCCTTAGCTCTTTTAGTTTATGAGCAATTTTTAAAAATAAAGAATTTAAAATGGCAAGATTATAAAGAAAACGCCCTTAAAAGGTTGAACGCTTTTAAAATCGGCTCGCATAAAATGGAAGAATTTAGGGATAAACAAGGGCGTTTGTGGGTAGATGACAGCAAAGCCACGAACATTGATGCCACCTTACAAGCTCTAAAAACCTTTAAAAACCAAAAAATCCATTTGATTTTAGGGGGCGATATTAAAGGGGTCAATTTAACCCCCCTTTTTGAAGAGTTTAAAAACTATAAAATAAGCCTTTATGCGATAGGATCAAGCGCTTTTATCGTCCAAGCCTTAGCGTTAGAATTTAATGTTTCTTGTCAAGTTTGTTTAAAGTTAGAAAAAGCGGTTCAAGAAATTAAAAGCGTTTTATTACAAAATGAAGTCGCTTTGCTTTCACCCAGCGCGGCCAGTTTGGATCAATTTTCTTCGTATAAAGAAAGGGGTGAAAAATTCAAGGCGTTTGTTTTAAAAGATTAA
- a CDS encoding M23 family peptidase translates to MVFFHKKIILNFIYSLMVAFLSHGVLLKADGMAKKQTLLVGERLVWDKLTLLGFLEKNHIPQKLYYNLSSQDKELSAEIQSNVTYYTLRDANNTLIQALIPISQDLQIHIYKKGEDYFLDFIPIIFTRKEKTLLLSLQTSPYQDIVKATNDPLLANQLMNAYKKSVPFKRLAKNDKIAIVYTRDYRVGQAFGQPTIKIAMISSRSNQYYLFSHSNGRYYDSKAQEVAGFLLGTPVKYTRISSPFSYGRFHPVLKVRRPHYGVDYAAKHGSLIHSASDGRVGFIGVKVGYGKVVEIHLNELRLVYAHMSMFAKGLKKGSFVKKGQIIGKVGSTGFSTGPHLHFGVYKNSRPINPLGYIRTAKSKLHGKQREVFLEKAQHSKQKLEELLKTHSFEKNSFYLLEGF, encoded by the coding sequence ATGGTATTTTTTCATAAGAAAATTATTTTAAATTTTATCTATTCTTTAATGGTTGCTTTTTTATCCCATGGGGTTCTTTTAAAAGCCGATGGAATGGCTAAAAAGCAAACTTTATTGGTGGGTGAAAGGCTTGTGTGGGATAAGCTCACGCTGTTAGGGTTTTTAGAAAAAAACCATATCCCTCAAAAACTCTACTACAATTTGAGTTCTCAAGATAAAGAATTGAGTGCTGAAATCCAAAGCAATGTTACCTACTACACCTTAAGAGACGCTAACAACACGCTCATTCAAGCCCTTATCCCTATAAGCCAGGATTTGCAAATCCATATTTATAAAAAAGGGGAGGATTATTTTTTAGACTTTATCCCCATTATCTTCACTCGTAAAGAAAAAACTTTGCTTCTTTCCTTACAAACTTCGCCCTATCAAGATATTGTCAAAGCCACCAATGACCCCCTTTTAGCCAACCAATTGATGAACGCGTATAAAAAAAGCGTGCCTTTTAAACGCTTAGCAAAAAACGATAAAATCGCTATCGTTTATACAAGAGATTATCGTGTGGGGCAAGCGTTTGGCCAACCAACCATTAAAATAGCCATGATTAGCTCTCGCTCTAACCAATACTATCTCTTTTCCCATTCAAACGGGCGTTATTACGATTCAAAAGCGCAAGAAGTGGCAGGGTTTTTACTAGGAACCCCGGTGAAATACACCCGCATTTCTTCGCCTTTTTCGTATGGGAGGTTCCATCCTGTCTTAAAAGTCAGACGGCCTCATTACGGCGTGGATTATGCGGCTAAACATGGCAGTTTGATCCATTCTGCATCAGATGGTCGTGTGGGTTTTATAGGGGTTAAGGTGGGGTATGGGAAGGTGGTTGAAATCCATTTGAATGAATTGCGCTTGGTGTATGCTCACATGAGCATGTTTGCTAAGGGGTTGAAAAAAGGATCGTTCGTTAAAAAAGGGCAAATCATAGGCAAAGTGGGAAGCACCGGTTTTAGCACCGGGCCGCATTTGCATTTTGGCGTGTATAAAAACTCCCGCCCCATTAATCCTTTAGGCTATATCCGCACCGCTAAAAGCAAATTACACGGCAAGCAAAGAGAGGTTTTTTTAGAAAAAGCTCAGCATTCTAAGCAAAAATTAGAAGAACTTCTTAAAACCCATTCCTTTGAAAAAAATTCATTTTATCTTTTAGAGGGTTTTTAA